The Centroberyx gerrardi isolate f3 chromosome 24, fCenGer3.hap1.cur.20231027, whole genome shotgun sequence genome includes a region encoding these proteins:
- the scyl2 gene encoding SCY1-like protein 2 — MESMLNKLKSTVTKVTADVTSAVMGNPVTREFEVGRHIASGGPGLCWRIYNGTKKSTKQEVAVFVFDKKMIDKYQKFDKDQIIDSLKKGVQQLTRLRHPRLLTVQHPLEESRDCLAFCTEPVFASLSNVLGQWDNLPSPVPSDIKEYKLYDVETKYGLLQISEGLSFLHSGVKMVHGNLSPENIILNKSGAWKIMGFDFSISSINPSEAEPKYTCKEWEPNLPPLCLPNPEYLAPEYILSVSCDSASDMYSLGVVMHAVFNEGKPVFQVNKHDIFKSFSRQLDQLSSISPAVLNKIPEEVREHVKMLLSVTPNVRPDADQMTKIPFFDDVGAVTLQYFDSLFQRDNLQKSQFYKGLPKVLPKLPKRVVVYRILPALTSEFINPDMVPFVLPNVLLIAEECTKEEYIRLILPDLTPVFKQQEPIQILLIFLQKMDLLLTKTPAEDIKNCVLPMVYRALEAPSVQIQELCLNIIPTFANLIDYPSMKNSLIPRIKSACLQTSSLAVRVNSLVCLGKILEYLDKWFVIDEILPFLQQIPSREPAVLMGILGIYKCTFTHKKLGIPKEHLATKSLPHLVSLSIDNNLNLNQFNSFMVVIRDMLSRMEAEHKTKLEQLHVMQEQQRSMTISTQGNQSEETKSTPSPGNQIDDIFGSTGVNGKENGSSAPASQPNRMSLTLEEKQRLAKEQEQAAKLRNQQPLAPQTVKPSSTNAQAKDLTSSLLNSMTSLNSMSLANTARPAPVQGTTIAAFPSTGPMVGSMGAPVSNGFNPAMGFQAGGMGMGMRPAGPGLYGGMATTTSTPNFGALSQNQGPLGQTNKAPDLSALDNLFTSNKPKVTLNQMGPKPAPGTSSPWLNQFGSAQTTQTAPLQGAALGMGGVPSGFGMQANPFFSPQNFSQPAAAPSVNQAGLKHSASVNNDLKDLFG, encoded by the exons ATGGAGTCCATGCTGAACAAGCTGAAAAGCACCGTCACCAAGGTGACCGCTGATGTCACCAGTGCTGTCATGGGCAACCCGGTGACACGGGAGTTTGAGGTGGGACGACACATTGCCAGCGGGGGGCCCGGCTTGTGCTGGAGGATCTACAATGGCACCAAGAAGTCTActaaacag GAAGtggcagtgtttgtgtttgataaGAAGATGATTGACAAGTACCAGAAGTTTGACAAGGACCAGATCATCGACTCACTGAAAAAAGGGGTGCAACAGCTGACCAGACTGCGTCACCCGCGCCTGCTCACTGTGCAGCACCCTCTGGAAGAGTCACG GGACTGCCTGGCGTTCTGCACAGAGCCAGTGTTTGCCAGTCTGTCCAATGTGCTGGGCCAGTGGGACAACCTGCCCAGCCCCGTGCCCAGCGACATCAAGGAGTACAAACTCTATGATGTGGAGACCAAGTATGGCCTGCTGCAG ATCTCGGAGGGGCTGTCCTTCCTCCACAGTGGGGTGAAAATGGTCCATGGCAACCTGAGTCCAGAGAACATCATCCTGAACAAGAGTGGAGCGTGGAAGATCATGGGCTTCGACTTCAGCATCTCCTCTATCAACCCCTCAGAGGCCGAg CCTAAGTACACATGTAAAGAGTGGGAGCCCAACCTCCCTCCACTCTGCCTGCCCAACCCTGAGTACCTGGCCCCCGAGTATatcctgtctgtcagctgtgacTCCGCCTCCGACATGTACTCGCTGGGCGTGGTCATGCACGCCGTCTTCAACGAGGGCAAGCCTGTTTTCCAGGTCAACAAGCACGACATCTTCAAGAGCTTCAGCAGGCAACTGGACCAG ctgagcagCATAAGTCCAGCAGTGTTGAACAAGATCCCTGAAGAGGTGCGGGAGCATGTCAAGATGCTGCTCAGCGTCACGCCCAATGTCCGGCCTGATGCAGACCAGATGACCAAG ATCCCGTTTTTTGACGATGTGGGTGCGGTGACCCTGCAGTACTTTGACTCCCTCTTCCAGAGGGACAACCTACAGAAGTCCCAGTTCTACAAAGGCCTGCCCAAAGTCCTGCCCAAACTACCCAAG agAGTGGTGGTGTATCGTATCTTGCCGGCGCTGACCTCAGAGTTCATCAACCCAGACATGGTTCCCTTCGTGCTACCCAATGTGCTGCTGATCGCCGAGGAGTGCACCAAGGAGGAGTACATCCGCCTCATCTTGCCTGACCTCACACCTGTTTTCAAGCAGCAGGAGCCTATCCAg ATCCTGCTGATCTTCCTGCAGAAGATGGACCTGCTGCTGACCAAGACGCCGGCGGAAGACATCAAGAACTGTGTGCTGCCTATGGTCTACCGAGCGCTGGAGGCCCCCTCTGTACAGATCCAG GAGCTGTGCCTGAACATCATTCCGACGTTTGCCAACCTGATTGACTATCCCTCCATGAAGAACTCCCTCATTCCTCGCATCAAATCAGCCTGCCTACAGACTTCCTCACTAGCG GTGCGAGTGAACTCTCTGGTGTGTCTGGGGAAGATTTTGGAATATCTTGACAAGTGGTTTGTCATCGATGAGATCCTGCCCTTCCTACAGCAGATCCCCTCTAGAGAACCAGCTGTGCTCATGGGCATCCTTG GGATCTACAAGTGCACCTTCACCCATAAGAAGCTGGGCATCCCCAAAGAACACCTTGCCACCAAGAGCCTGCCTCACCTCGTCTCCCTCAGTATAGACAATAACCTCAACCTCAACCAG TTTAACTCGTTCATGGTGGTGATCCGGGACATGTTGAGTCGCATGGAGGCTGAACACAAGACCAAGCTGGAGCAGCTGCATGTCATGCAGGAACAACAGAG GAGCATGACCATCTCCACCCAAGGGAACCAATCAGAGGAGACCAAGAGCACACCCAGCCCTGGCAACCAG ATTGACGATATCTTTGGCAGCACAGGGGTTAATGGGAAAGAGAATGGATCATCAGCACCAGCCTCCCAACCTAATAGA ATGTCTCTGACTCTAGAGGAGAAACAGCGTTTGGCTAAGGAGCAGGAGCAAGCAGCCAAACTGAGGAACCAGCAGCCATTAGCACCGCAGACTGTCAAACCATCCTCCACCAACGCACAG GCTAAGGATCTGACCAGCAGCCTTCTCAACAGCATGACGTCTCTAAACAGCATGTCCTTGGCCAACACAGCGCGACCAGCCCCGGTCCAGGGCACCACCATCGCTGCCTTCCCCTCCACCGGCCCCATGGTGGGCTCCATGGGCGCGCCGGTCTCCAACGGCTTCAACCCAGCCATGGGCTTCCAGGCAGGGGGCATGGGGATGGGCATGCGCCCCGCAGGTCCCGGCCTCTACGGGGGCATGGCCACCACAACCAGCACACCGAACTTCGGCGCCCTCAGTCAGAATCAAGGACCCCTCGGGCAGACGAATAAAGCCCCTGACTTGTCAGCCTTGGACAATCTCTTTACCTCCAACAAACCCAAAGTCACCCTCAACCAAATGGGTCCCAAGCCCGCCCCTGGAACCAGCAGCCCTTGGCTCAATCAGTTTGGCTCGGCCCAGACCACTCAGACTGCTCCGCTCCAGGGTGCGGCATTAGGCATGGGAGGGGTCCCCAGTGGGTTTGGGATGCAGGCCAACCCTTTCTTCAGCCCGCAGAACTTTTCTCAGCCTGCCGCCGCCCCTAGCGTGAACCAAGCTGGGCTTAAACATAGTGCGTCAGTTAACAATGATCTCAAAGACTTATTTGGCTAA
- the LOC139916766 gene encoding uncharacterized protein LOC139916766: MEILDHAYTCTTYDKINPVEFTYKLSPKETEDFVKLRVSNNYLFSGRRNSSMWAWRAILKHMGLHHKMTHSQAAKKWENMKKKYKELKNPPEGVKVFPEMWPHFTLLDDAMEGRLEGSAPILKAFPDDKDDDNFLPSSRPKKRKISMMKSTPSVLMVAGPEIEVSLNGDEEGEGEEEEQGGSREIERIMQEVENERASLESERATMESERQVMEKEKQVMERERQVLQRERAALDREVAALDRDRASLERERAIIEREKAVMEREKAIVEKDRDAVSRDRLALDRERARLERLAAAKGRTEEVTERGEDICNIKTSELVDRKERFLNLFEKLIENF, from the exons ATGGAGATATTGGACCACGCTTATACGTGCACCACATATGATAAAATCAACCCCGTGGAATTCACATATAAAT tGAGTCCCAAGGAGACTGAAGACTTTGTGAAGCTGAGGGTTTCAAATAATTACCTCTTCTCTGGCAGGAGAAATTCCTCCATGTGGGCATGGAG GGCCATCCTGAAACATATGGGCTTGCACCACAAGATGACGCACAGTCAGGCAGCCAAAAAATGGgaaaacatgaagaagaaataCAAG gagCTGAAGAACCCTCCAGAAGGGGTGAAAGTGTTTCCTGAAATGTGGCCTCATTTCACCCTGCTGGACGATGCCATGGAGGGCCGGCTGGAGGGCAGCGCCCCCATCCTCAAGGCCTTCCCCGATGACAAAGACGATGACAATTTCTTACCCAGCTCCAGACccaagaagaggaagatttCCATGATGAAATCCACGCCTTCCGTTTTGATGGTAGCCGGGCCGGAGATCGAGGTCTCGCTCAATGGCGAcgaggagggggagggtgaggaggaggagcagggaggaagcAGGGAGATAGAGCGCATCATGCAAGAGGTGGAGAACGAGAGGGCCTCGCTGGAGAGCGAGAGGGCGACGATGGAGAGCGAAAGACAGgtgatggagaaggagaagcaggTGATGGAAAGGGAGAGGCAGGtgctgcagagggagagagcggcgCTGGACAGGGAGGTGGCCGCTCTGGACCGGGACCGGGCCtcgctagagagagagagggcgataatagagagggagaaggcagtgatggagagagagaaggcgatCGTGGAGAAGGACAGAGACGCTGTGAGCAGGGACCGGCTGgctctggacagagagagagccaggctGGAGAGACTGGCAGCAGCCaagggaaggacagaggaggttacagagagaggtgaagacaTCTGCAACATAAAAACCTCTGAGCTGGTGGACAGGAAGGAGCGGTTCCTCAACTTGTTTGAAAAGCTCATTGAAAATTTCTGA
- the LOC139916668 gene encoding uncharacterized protein LOC139916668 isoform X1 yields the protein MASVSPDNCEEESCSDSESGVSDTEESDSDGDTEEEISASSSDHCQGEPCRFYNSGYCRDGKKCRYLHFCKFALRGNCRYGSSCQLKHPREGGASSARGSRAKDRSTAAETKLAEGRYYQWQLDDGKGWKNIDNDHIIEAQYSLPHTKGIKIHNTPYGAVSIDFKKIKVYGKSLKVRRLDDGNTVWLWYCSFRRQWTKYGEKDSKGNPSAAQSSDIEEKFQSNPTSSFTFSIGSDTLEIRFREMRQVSAKKKRKVSRRPQYRAHQAGQGGSPVPLHRLSLGATAPAQSPQWQFEGSGGKWHSFKHRTGTQTECSLSSSDIESKYQQNRNGTMQFTVNGQSYKMDFGAMIQTNQRTNHSRKIRRVPS from the exons ATGGCGTCTGTCAGTCCAGATA ATTGTGAGGAGGAAAGCTGCTCTGACAGTGAATCTGGCGTCAGCGATACGGAGGAGTCGGACAGCGATGGAGATacagaggaggaaatctcagcttCCAGCTCAGACCACTGTCAG ggAGAGCCCTGCCGGTTTTACAACAGCGGTTACTGTCGGGACGGTAAGAAGTGCCGCTACCTGCACTTCTGCAAGTTTGCCCTGAGAGGAAACTGCCGCTATGGGTCCAGCTGTCAGCTGAAACAccccagagagggaggggcttCCTCTGCACGAGGCAGCAGGGCCAAGGACAGATCCACCGCTGCAG agACAAAGCTTGCTGAAGGTCGATACTACCAGTGGCAGCTGGATGATGGAAAAGGCTGGAAGAATATTGATAATGATCACATTATCGAGGCCCAGTACTCCCTGCCCCACACTAAAGGCATTAAAATCCACAACACACCATATGG ggcAGTGAGTATAGATTTTAAGAAGATAAAAGTGTATGGAAAGAGTTTGAAAGTGAGACGCTTGGATGACGGTAACACCGTGTGGCTCTGGTACTGCAGCTTCCGTCGCCAATGGACTAAATATGGAGAGAAG GATTCAAAGGGAAACCCCAGCGCTGCCCAGAGCTCCGACATAGAGGAGAAGTTCCAGAGTAACCCCACCAGTTCTTTCACTTTCAGCATCGGCTCCGATACCCTTGAGATCAGATTCAGAG AAATGCGTCAGGTGAGtgcaaagaagaagaggaaagtgtCTCGTCGTCCACAGTACCGCGCACACCAAGCAGGACAAGG AGGTTCTCCAGTACCTCTCCACAGGCTTTCTCTGGGCGCCACAGCACCAGCACAATCACCTCAGTGGCAGTTTGAAGGGAGCGGTGGAAAATGGCACTCGTTCAAACACAGG ACGGGCACTCAGACTGAATGCTCACTTTCCAGTAGTGACATTGAGAGCAAGTATCAGCAAAACCGCAACGGCACCATGCAGTTCACTGTCAACGGACAGTCCTATAAGATGGACTTTGGAG CTATGATCCAAACcaaccagagaaccaatcacTCACGCAAGATCAGACGTGTGCCATCATGA
- the LOC139916668 gene encoding uncharacterized protein LOC139916668 isoform X2, producing MASVSPDNCEEESCSDSESGVSDTEESDSDGDTEEEISASSSDHCQGEPCRFYNSGYCRDGKKCRYLHFCKFALRGNCRYGSSCQLKHPREGGASSARGSRAKDRSTAAETKLAEGRYYQWQLDDGKGWKNIDNDHIIEAQYSLPHTKGIKIHNTPYGAVSIDFKKIKVYGKSLKVRRLDDGNTVWLWYCSFRRQWTKYGEKDSKGNPSAAQSSDIEEKFQSNPTSSFTFSIGSDTLEIRFREMRQVSAKKKRKVSRRPQYRAHQAGQGLSLGATAPAQSPQWQFEGSGGKWHSFKHRTGTQTECSLSSSDIESKYQQNRNGTMQFTVNGQSYKMDFGAMIQTNQRTNHSRKIRRVPS from the exons ATGGCGTCTGTCAGTCCAGATA ATTGTGAGGAGGAAAGCTGCTCTGACAGTGAATCTGGCGTCAGCGATACGGAGGAGTCGGACAGCGATGGAGATacagaggaggaaatctcagcttCCAGCTCAGACCACTGTCAG ggAGAGCCCTGCCGGTTTTACAACAGCGGTTACTGTCGGGACGGTAAGAAGTGCCGCTACCTGCACTTCTGCAAGTTTGCCCTGAGAGGAAACTGCCGCTATGGGTCCAGCTGTCAGCTGAAACAccccagagagggaggggcttCCTCTGCACGAGGCAGCAGGGCCAAGGACAGATCCACCGCTGCAG agACAAAGCTTGCTGAAGGTCGATACTACCAGTGGCAGCTGGATGATGGAAAAGGCTGGAAGAATATTGATAATGATCACATTATCGAGGCCCAGTACTCCCTGCCCCACACTAAAGGCATTAAAATCCACAACACACCATATGG ggcAGTGAGTATAGATTTTAAGAAGATAAAAGTGTATGGAAAGAGTTTGAAAGTGAGACGCTTGGATGACGGTAACACCGTGTGGCTCTGGTACTGCAGCTTCCGTCGCCAATGGACTAAATATGGAGAGAAG GATTCAAAGGGAAACCCCAGCGCTGCCCAGAGCTCCGACATAGAGGAGAAGTTCCAGAGTAACCCCACCAGTTCTTTCACTTTCAGCATCGGCTCCGATACCCTTGAGATCAGATTCAGAG AAATGCGTCAGGTGAGtgcaaagaagaagaggaaagtgtCTCGTCGTCCACAGTACCGCGCACACCAAGCAGGACAAGG GCTTTCTCTGGGCGCCACAGCACCAGCACAATCACCTCAGTGGCAGTTTGAAGGGAGCGGTGGAAAATGGCACTCGTTCAAACACAGG ACGGGCACTCAGACTGAATGCTCACTTTCCAGTAGTGACATTGAGAGCAAGTATCAGCAAAACCGCAACGGCACCATGCAGTTCACTGTCAACGGACAGTCCTATAAGATGGACTTTGGAG CTATGATCCAAACcaaccagagaaccaatcacTCACGCAAGATCAGACGTGTGCCATCATGA
- the LOC139916746 gene encoding uncharacterized protein LOC139916746 has product MYANFSLSRGHMGYEEEEEEEDYNWQVNPDQSASGGGKHYEWQLSDRRQWLSIDNDHVIETHYCQPGALGITINTAGYGRVYIDFDKLETQSAAMRVQRLSFLPPGQTEDVGWYFRDDKLWCEYGTKDTNGPVSSVSSRDVERQFTLNPRGTFRFTVGSTAYTLNFSAMAQTNCHTGVCRNVRRRPKLNSTLSSTGSLLSDSVLPTVASSLLTADSFKWEFMEDEGQWTEYQAHRCSFDSAAIESQYQQNPQGQLHFRVDSFSYTLDFSGMCQVNNNVGTKRSVRRTADGSQQNSRTGTLPRWQFQDVNGAWKDYAKGRGQCSVSSQEIEIQYQQNPSGTMSFKTRDFNYELDFSAMTQKNLSTNTTRSVQRLNQ; this is encoded by the exons A TGTATGCCAACTTCTCCCTGAGCAGGGGACACATG GGatatgaagaggaggaggaagaggaggactaTAATTGGCAGGTGAATCCAGACCAGTCTGCCTCAG GGGGTGGGAAGCATTATGAGTGGCAGCTGTCAGACAGGCGCCAGTGGCTGAGCATTGACAACGACCATGTGATCGAGACCCACTACTGCCAACCCGGAGCTCTAGGAATCACCATCAACACAGCCGGCTACGG acgAGTGTACATTGACTTTGATAAGTTAGAGACGCAGAGTGCTGCTATGAGGGTGCAGAGACTAAGCTTCCTGCCTCCGGGCCAGACGGAGGACGTCGGCTGGTACTTCAGAGACGACAAGCTGTGGTGTGAATATGGAACCAAG gaCACCAACGGGCCCGTCTCCTCAGTCAGCAGTCGAGATGTGGAGCGTCAGTTCACTCTCAACCCTCGGGGAACCTTCAGATTCACTGTGGGCTCCACAGCCTACACCCTCAACTTCTCCG CCATGGCCCAGACAAACTGCCACACAGGCGTATGCAGGAATGTCCGGAGACGTCCCAAACTCAATTCCACCCTTTCCAGCACAGGGAG CCTCCTCTCGGACTCAGTTCTTCCCACAGTGGCCTCCTCGCTGCTCACAGCCGACAGCTTCAAGTGGGAGTTCATGGAAGATGAGGGGCAATGGACAGAATACCAAGCACAT agaTGTTCATTTGACAGCGCTGCCATTGAGTCACAGTACCAGCAGAACCCGCAGGGCCAGCTACACTTCAGGGTTGATAGCTTCTCGTACACCCTGGATTTCTCAG GAATGTGTCAAGTCAATAACAATGTTGGGACTAAAAGGTCAGTGAGGAGGACTGCCGATGGGAGTCAACAGAATAGCAG AACAGGGACGCTGCCACGATGGCAGTTCCAAGATGTCAATGGAGCATGGAAAGATTATGCCAAA GGACGAGGTCAATGCAGCGTGTCCAGTCAGGAGATCGAGATCCAGTACCAGCAAAACCCGTCCGGCACCATGAGCTTTAAGACCAGGGACTTCAACTATGAGCTAGACTTCTCAG CCATGACTCAGAAGAACTTATCCACTAACACCACCAGATCAGTGCAACGCCTCAATCAGTGA